The DNA window gtataatatttttcaatttaggtcttcttcttttaatttctaattttctcCTTGgtctttttgttaaagttttggtggttttcaattttatccttcaatccaagtttgttgtgtttatttttttttttctaatttttccctcatacttttgattttttttaatcattttgttaattttttttgttttcaatttaaccctccaatcAAGAATTGttcttctctcttttaatttgttttgttttttattttatccttattttttaattgtttttttaattttaaatcatttcataaaattgatttgttttgtcttaattttattctttaacatttaatttattgtggATTAGACTTCTTGATTTTCTCATATATAGTGTTTTCATGGTAGTGacccatgtaacaagttttAAATGTTATCTATGACGTAAGCTTAAACTCAATTCGGGTCAAGTTCCGAGTCATAAGTCAAATTAGTTGACCAAGTTGATCCTGAGTCAAGTTATTTAACGGtgtcaacacattaaaaaagaaaacatataaaaaaaatattatttttaaaagaaacatttaaaaaaaaaatggatcaaaAAGAGTTTTGAATAGGTTTTCTTTTTAGCTTATTGGGTAGTTGGTCAACCTCATTTTTTGACCAGATCATACTAAGTCaactctccttttttttttttgttggaactCGACTCAGCTGAGCACCAGAATATGAGTCAAAATGCTGGTTCGagattgctatttttattttagattttttttgtgatattgaatttttttttaattttattctttaatatttaatttgttgagaAGTTggaactttattattttatagatgATGTTTTAGTTCTAATAATCCATTTCAtagattttaaaagttatttatatatgattttcaaACTAGCATGTGAGTCAACCTACAGCAAatctcaaatttcaaattaaattgattgacgTGGATTTTAACTCGGgttaaataaattgatcttattaatatttttcatggtaGTTTATCGGGACTATCATCCaaattctttaaaaagaaatcttaaatacctaatatatttatatataaaatatatatagcacgGATAGCGGGAACCCGTGAAGTACCTTTTCCAAAACGTAAAATTATAATGGttattaaaacattatttgcGGACGTTGTAATTaccaatcaatttttcttttttcttaaactgGTTTGGtcataggcttttttttttgtttgttttttggactttgagcttttttttctcttaccccaaaaaaaatgaatcaacaaTGATTTGGAAGACATGCCGTATcattccaaaaaattaaaacttatcacaaaatcatttaattgttttttggttcTGCCAATTGTACATCATCAAAGCAATTTAGAGGATTAGTAAAAATTGGACTTAGACAAATAATGTTCCTGAAATAGATGTTATAGAGCCCCAACATGAATGCTTTTCCTGTGTTTTTAAATCCGTCTGATAGTTAATTTAGTTTCAGGTTATCAGATTTTAAGTTAtcagttaattttaattttttttataaattaaaatagtattattttaatttaaaaaataagttaatattttacaataaaatcaaCAGGTGAACccattaaattaactaatttttatttatatttttttataaacccgGCACGGTTATATGTATCAACAAGATTCCGGGTTACTTGGAAGCGAAATTGAGTGTCGTAGCAGTCTCTTGATCACAAAATTTGCATGGTGCAACAATAAATGTCATGACGCTTGAATGATTAGAAGAGTTGTAGTCTATCCATTCACTGAAACACAGTGAGAACTTCTAACCAATGAGCTTCTCGGACTTCCTTATAGTTAGCATCCCATGCGCACACGTAAGCTCGActaaattttcttgtatttgtaTTCCCAGTGACCTCCATTTTTGAAAACAAGGTTAAAGTGCCTATATAAACAACTTCTTGATCACAAGACCAGACTGAATAAAGAGTGAAATATACACCATGGAACACACCTCCATTTCCACTAGTCCTCATCAAGCCAGCGCCCATGTTCTACTGTTGCCATTACCTCTTCAAGGACACGTTGCACCATTTATGAAACTAGGACACCAGCTTGTTAGACATGGAAGCAAGGTCACATTCTTAACTACAGAGTCCATACGTTCGCAAATAGAGAAGGTTGACGAGGAGGAGGAACATATGAGGATTATTTCTGTTCCTGATGGATTAGCACTAGAAGATGACCACAAAGATGATAATCGACTAGTCCAGAGCTTCTTACACGTCATTCCTGGTCACCTGGAGAACTTGATTAGGAAGAGCAATGAAGATGAGCTAATTGGCATTGGCCAGATTACTTGTCTCATAGTTGACGTGGTTCTAAGTCGGGATCCTATAGAGATTGCAGAGAAGATGGGGCTAAAACATGCCATCTTTTTCCCTTCAGCACCAGGAGTACTGGCACTGATACTTCACATTCCAAAGCTTATTGAGGCTGGCATTATAGATGCTGATGATGGTAAGTCTATGAACCACAAATGATGTAAATGACTTGTTGGGACTTGGATGGAGAACAAGTAATTAAAGAAGGGTTAGAGCTAGAATATTTCATATAACAATTctaattgaaaaactaaaaatttgcAGGTACTGTGGAGAAGAATGAGAATATACAGCTTTCACCAAATTTACCAGCCATGGATAGTGCTGATCTTATTTGGAAGAGACCAGGAAACAAGTCCAACTTCAACCAAAAGGATGTGTTTCAGTACCTTCTTCTTGTTAATCAAATTCTGAAGGTTCCCAACTGGGTTCTATGTAACTGGTTCGACGAGCTTGACCCTTCAGCAAATGCCTTGCTTCCGAACATAATCTCTGTTGGTCCATTGCCTGCCCATGATGGGAAATCTACTGGAAACTTTCGGTCAGGGGACCTGACTTGCTTACCTTGGCTTGACGGACAGTCTCCCGGATCGGTCATTTATGTCGCCTTTGGTAGCACATCAAAGTTCAGTCAACAGCAATTTCATGAGCTAGCATTTGGCCTTGAACTCATCGGAAAACCATTTCTATGGGCTGTTCGTTCAGACTTCATCGATGGGATTTCTATTGAATATCCCGATGGTTTCCAAGATAGAGTAAAAAATCTTGGAAAGATAGTCAACTGGGCACCGCAAGAAAAGGTGTTGGCTCACCCTTCCATTGCCTGTTACATGACTCATTGTGGTTGGAACTCAACTATGGAGAGCATAAACATGGGGATTCCGATGCTATGTTGGCCGTACTTTGGAGATCAGTTTTGGAACAAGAGTTGTGTATGTTATGGTTGGAAGGTTGGCTTGGAAATAAACCCTGACGAGGATAGGATGGTCACGAGGCATGAAATCAAGAGGAAGGTGGACGAATTGCTGTCTGATGAAGGAATCAAAGCAAATGCTCTCAAGTTGAAGGAACTGGCTCACAACAATGCCTATGAAGGGGGATCTTCAAAAAATTTCAGAGACTTTGTTGCACAATTGATGCTTTAATGGAGAATATCTTTCACTATTGTATTGGGCTTGTTAATCtttgaatttgataaataaaacaacGCTGCTATTATTATGGAAAAAAGCGATGGAAAATTTCGTTGGCCATTTTAGAAGGAAAAGGAATTAAAACCCGACAGTTCTCTCCTCTCCCCGCTTATTTTGCTTCCAGGCCAAAATcgatatctctctctctctccaaatcCAAGGGTTTTGCAGAGACTCACCGGAATTCTCTATCGGAGCTTCAAAGATGGAATCTTCCCCTCTTTATGACGGATAAAAACCTTATCCCTAACCTAATTTTCCATGAGTGAACTAATTATTCTTTTCACTACCATTATGAAGTGCACGTCATGTAGAgcaaactctaatttttttttttttttaatcctcaaAAATTGAGAACTTATAAACTTCTATAtatgagcatatatatatatattgattgaaaaatGTATAATTCAcacaaaatcttcattttctttcattaaaaataaaatattaacaaatttaataagcaaaatgaaaacttctagtttttttttttaaaaaaagttattttaatttttattaaattatttgttttttatatattctgtTCAGTCttgttaaatttttgaaaaaataaaattgatggtgTGACGGGCATTTTCATCCACAAACTAggaaaaaagttatataaaagaaaatatgaatgcacgtagcaatttttttaaaataatatgt is part of the Populus alba chromosome 10, ASM523922v2, whole genome shotgun sequence genome and encodes:
- the LOC118061618 gene encoding UDP-glycosyltransferase 83A1, encoding MEHTSISTSPHQASAHVLLLPLPLQGHVAPFMKLGHQLVRHGSKVTFLTTESIRSQIEKVDEEEEHMRIISVPDGLALEDDHKDDNRLVQSFLHVIPGHLENLIRKSNEDELIGIGQITCLIVDVVLSRDPIEIAEKMGLKHAIFFPSAPGVLALILHIPKLIEAGIIDADDGTVEKNENIQLSPNLPAMDSADLIWKRPGNKSNFNQKDVFQYLLLVNQILKVPNWVLCNWFDELDPSANALLPNIISVGPLPAHDGKSTGNFRSGDLTCLPWLDGQSPGSVIYVAFGSTSKFSQQQFHELAFGLELIGKPFLWAVRSDFIDGISIEYPDGFQDRVKNLGKIVNWAPQEKVLAHPSIACYMTHCGWNSTMESINMGIPMLCWPYFGDQFWNKSCVCYGWKVGLEINPDEDRMVTRHEIKRKVDELLSDEGIKANALKLKELAHNNAYEGGSSKNFRDFVAQLML